The genomic interval tggggaaataaacaggctttccaacgtaTGAGATTTACTGGCAAGAAGTATTGTTACAACAaggaaataatcaaccaaacacaaattttcttCCCTTTTATGCTAAGTTTATCtgtctatatatatagattGTAAGCACTCAGTATATATACTAAAGTCTTTCCTCGCCTCATTTATGTAAATCTATGATCTTGCACATAAATGGCAATCAAATGGCTATATAATTAAAGGTAATAAATGAGTCTTAATGAACTTGAAGCATTTATGCACTTTTCACTCAAAGCtaaatggaaataaaagcaCAGACCTCCCTCTATGACTCACTGACACACTGGAGATGCTCAAAAGTGTCATTAAAACTCTAATCTTTATAAAAAGAGTTCTGAGTTAAATATAAACTTCCTTTATTGCTGTTTAGTTGGACACAGTCATATATTATGATGGAATGTAGTACTATATGTCATTGATCAGTAACATTTAACATGTGCTATTTTCCAGCAAAACCTGCAACCTTTGCAAGATACGACTCCCATAATAATCTCATATATAGAATTGCAGGTTTACAGAAGTGCTCTCTCTGAGTGCTGGTTGGTTTCCAGTGAAGCCAAATTGATGAAGCAAGAAACATAACAAAGACACCACTCTTAGTTTGTTTATTAAGCGGCACCTGGAGAAAgatatttttcattaaattacAAAATGACTGTAAACTTATATTAAATATATCCATGTCTGCAAATAATGCTGCGTAACAATAATTCCGTTGTAGCAAACACCGAAGCAGGGCTGTTGGTAAGAAGTTGTGGTAAAATGTAAGCATCtacttgaaaaacaaaatgatgaaaaacaaagagacGCGGGACTGTGAGACAAATATGTTTTGCAGCATTTACAGAAGTGTCAAGATTAGGGTACTATAAATTGAAAGCAATAttcaaaaaggattttttttttaatatttacattcagcattaatataaaacaatattCAAGTCCATTTATTACATTCAAGTCTAAATACAAGTTTTTGATggtactatttaaaaaaaaaatacaaaatcatgCTTAACCTATATAGTTAgtgcaaaataacaaaaacatttatgtcATTTAGTATTTTATATTTAGTATAAAATACTCAAATGATCTGGTAGTCCTGACTACAGACCTGATGATGTGACAGGAGACAGATGCCTGTTTTTGAAGTTATCCACAATCTATCAGCTAGGAGTGTGTCACACCAATGTTTCCGGTACGGCTTCGGGATTTTCTTTAGACAGCACCTTCCATATATGCCACCTCTCTGTCTGCCAATTTGAAGAATCAGGGCCCTTTTCTTCTCCAGGCCCAGTGGCATCTGCTGCATCTACAGTCTTGAAGTCAGGGCTCTGCTGCGACTGCTGTGGGATTTGGGGGCCATGCTGAGATTTGAAGAGGGAAGGTGTGGAGTGAGAAATCTGAGTTTCTCTTAGAGGTCCAGAGCAGTTAAGGGGCGATAAACTATCAGTCCTGACCTGAAGTAATGGACATTTAGTGCATCCTGTCCTTTGTACTAAGTTGTCCGAGCTAAcagctcctgattggctgcccacTGCCTGATGTAATAACGATTCTGGCTGTCCCTGCTCTCTCTGGTCATCAGGACCACTGCTGCAGCGAGTCACCGGGGGGTGTGGCCTGCATTCCAAAACGCCCAATGACATTTTTGTTGCACTGACAGGCAGCATGTTGTTACCTTGGTGACTGCTCAGCCCCTCAGATGATCCGCATGAATCACATTCCGACACGTCTCCAAGGTAGCCTGGGAGAAGACATTTATTAGCATCCAACATTTATCCCATATCCAAAGACCATCTGGAGCAACATGTAAAAAGGATTCAGTTACCAGCGATGCCAGTGAAATCCTTCCCGAACAGTTCATGCCAGGTGTCCCAGAAACTGTCAGCTGAGGCCTctaacagaaacaaaagaacTGCGAGGATTACTTACTTTGGTTTAATGAATATTATAGCAGATCCAAAGCTATGGCGCCTTTTTAAAGctgctttgtttccttttgGCCTTGGAATTGTTACAGTAACAAAGACATGATACTAGAATTTCTTCTACATACTAGAAGTTATGAAAATGATTACTGAGATGTGACATCATGTATTTTAAAGGAGGGAACTGTCCTCTTGGCAGgatttcaaacatcaaactgataACATTAAAACATAGAACTTGTTCTGTTATTCCCAAATACACTGTCAGGTTTATGTTTTCATTATCTCTGGCTCAATGGTCCACCCTGCTGTCTTCCATAGATGTGGGAGTCAAATACATTTCCAAGATCTTTTCAGTTACACTTTAAACATTAatgctgttgttgaaattcaTTTTGTTCACCTTTATCAGTAGAAAGTGTAGGGGAGGTGCTGCCAGAGTTGTCTTTTGACTGGTCACTGAGTTTGTCCTGCCTGGGAACCCTGTCTGAGAGCAGACCACTGTCCTGTGGGTATTTAAACCGCAGTCGACTGGACAGGACAGGGGAGTTATTGTCATAGGGAGAAACCTCTCCACTAGATGGCTTGTGGGAGTCACTGGACAAGcgtctgtcagtcagagagaaCGACTCTTCTGACCTAAGGCTGGGATCTctgtaaaaacaaagcagacacaATAAGCTTATGGATGGGTATGTTTGGACAAAGCCACACTATTCTAACTATGACCAATGGATAACCATGAAACATAATACATGCTTCATTTTGGTCATTTGAACAATTAcgtacacacatataaacacacaatgagacaaaaggcAGAGACTCACGAGCATCGAGATTCCTTCCTCCGCAGTAAATAGTCCACAACATCAGGATCAGTTTCCTGCAAACTCATCAGCAACTCATTCTGCAGGTCGGGGGGAACCTGAGAAAACCAAAAATTTGGTTTATTCTTTATTCTCACTCAGTGAGTTAGTAATTAATTGCAGCAGAATGAGACCCTGACATTAAATACGCAGTTCTACACATTAATTAGCTAATGTCACTCAGAAGGTTCTTTTTAAATAAGCCTACACCGCTCTTTTACATGGAGTAATTTACCAGATGTTTGCAAGGTGTAATGAGAAAAtcattaatgtaaatatatGTTTAATTGGCTTGTAGCCGGCTGATTTTCTTGACAGCTAATTTCCAGATATTTTAACTCAAGTGTGACTGGACTGAGGTTTctggtgaaaaacagaaaatgtagagAATGTAGATGAGGCTCTTGCCTTCATCACACCAAGCAAAACAGAGGGTGGAATCATATTGGACCAAACTTCATTAAATGATGCTACTTAGTCATCTCAATCCCTATAAacataatgtttttaaattagcTAGGTGGCTCTACGTTGACTGTTAAGTTTTAAAATTCCCAGTAAACATTTATTGACCAAAAACCCCCTTAAGATTGGTTGAAATCCGGGTTGTCTTTGAATTTGGTTTGCAGTTAGAGCCCTTACCATAAACATCGCATCATATGCATCGATCATTTTCTGGACCACGCCGATGATGGCAGCACTCTCCTCTGCACGGGCAAAACTCTCTACTGCAAACTCTTTGTCTGAGTTTTTCTGCTTGTGTAAGAGGTTGGGTCCAAAGACGGTGGCTAAATTAAGTGACGTCATCTTGTTACCGGTAATCTAAACACGACAGAACACAGAATTTATATTACACGTTTAAACTACTGAACAAACACATTCTACAACTAATGCTATTATATCAATTTCTTTTGCGCATATTTTGATAGGATTCACatagtggctccatagtgtaatGGTTACACATCCccataaaacacaaaagatcACTGGTTTGAGTGCGGGAGGAGACAAATAACTATGGGTTATGTCAGGATGAGATCTGGTGTGTTAAATCtgtcaaatcaaatatgcacCTCCATCGATATCTGTAATGTCACAGGTTTACTGTAGGCAAATTagctgcaatttaaaaaaaaataaaattgcccCTGTGGGGTGAAAGCTTCTTCAAGGGATCTACTAATaacacacaataataataataatctgccTTTAGCTCTGATAGCACATGTGCAGAGAAAAGGAAATTATTATATGATTGAGTTATTCAACCATATAAAGGCTGAAATTTGTAACATTTGGCCTGTAAGATATACAGAATAACAACGCTGTTACATAtaagtataaaatatataaaagtatatAAGTTTGCCATCAGATCCAAACCGGTCTGAATATTAATGAAGTTACTCCTACTGTGTTTACGCACTGCTGAGTAAAAACATGCTGAGGCTTTTGTACTCTCTGCAGTTACCACTATGGACTGATCTCTGTTGAAATGTGACTTGAAGCATGAACTACTGCAAACTACCTCGCTCACTGGGAAAAGTAAGTTTGTTGCATCTAATACACACACGGCTTGTATGCATTTTGTATTAGGCTACTATTGTCCCCTCCCTCTGCCTCTCCATGCTAAGTTGTGCCGTGTTACACTGAAATACCAGTGTGATTGAGGACAAGAAATATGTGAAGTGCTTTTCTAAACATTCAGTGGGAGGAAACAGTGAAGAGCCAAAGGACAGAGCCAAAGTTCTGCCACTGCACTTACAACTTCGACTAATCCACCCACAGCAATTACACACTCATTCCGATAACATCTCCTGCTGGCTTTTCAAATAAATTAGCATTCCTAGCGGCAACTATCTCAGCCACATCAGGCACAAAATAAGACATGCTTTTTTCCTGAGTTAAATAATGGTGTGATTTGTACTAATTTGCCTGCAACAATCTTTAGTAAATCACATTTGtatgattcatttaaataatcTCCTCCCTAATTTTTGACACTTATTTGCCCTTCCAGTTAGGGTTATTATTTGCCATGCAGTGAAAAGAGTATTTACCAAACCTCATTAAGTGACGTTTGCctcgaggcgactgttgttgttgaCTGTTGcgaaataaattaaattgaatgatACTTATTCCACCTCAAAACATCTGAGGTTAATGCTTTATTTGGTTTACTTTCAAAAATCTGAACTCTGAGAGGGAAACTTAATCCACAAACTGTGTCCACGCTTTATAGCCACAAAATTGTCACTGTGCGTATTAAGTAAATCCCAAGAGCAGCTTTTTAAAAGTCAATAGAGGGGTTTGCACAGAACAACAGTAAAGCTGTCCCCAAGACAGAACATAATGATGCCAAAGTGCAGTATTTATGTGCTCACTGAGCAGCACTGGTTATTAAGAAAACCATATTGTGCATAAAGGTGCTGCATTTTTCCATAGTCAGTCAAACTGCCTTCTGATGGCAGTTGGGATTTACCAGCATCACAATATATCTGTAAACCAGTCTGTCTATGAGACTGAGATTTATTCAGTGATAGCGGCTCAGTaacttaatatatttttttctactcgGTGATAGAATCAACAAGTAATAAAATGTGTGATGTGCTGCCTACAGAGGTGGTCCCTGATGGTTAAACTCTGCAGAAATGTGGGCAAATTATTAACTAAATTTTCAACACCTCATTCTGTGCTACCACATTCTGTGTATGAAATTCAGCACACAAAAGCTTGTACTGCATGTGTTGTGACCCTTGTGTGGGATTATTATTGCTGTAATATATCACAGCATGGACGCGCATTTTCAggctgctataaaaaaaaaacaaaaaaaaaaactggcctTGTACAGCTTCTTTACCTTGTGTCCCTCACTGTCCAGACTGTCTTCAGCATGTGCAGACACAGTGGACAATAAGCCAAGGAGGCGCTGCAGCGTGTCGCTGTTACAGGGAGGAAGCATAAATAACAGAAGCTGGATGGCACTGTCTTGTTCTGAAAAATCCAgcactgtagaaaaaaaaaaacgccccCAGTTAATGTCAGTTTTAAAGGAATCAGAAGATGCACACGAGAATTTCCCTAATGACCGTAAGAATAGTGGGTGGtttattgtgcatgtgtgttttcctcACACATTGTATTGATGAAGGCTGTATAAAGTTCTCTTGTCAGCAGTGACTCAGGCATGTCTCTGAGGAATTCTTTCAGCAATGCAGCTACATCATGGACACTGTGCTCTTCGTCCATGTAAACCTCCCATCCCTGGTCGAATTCCTCACGGAGCTGGATGAAATGTTGTTACAGTTGATACAGTTAAAATGTTACTCGTGGATAAGGCTATTCCCTAAAGTGCAGAAGTGTTTAAAAGCTAAGCTGACGTCTTACTTGTCGTACTCTCTTCTTTGAACTCCCGACACGAAAAATTCCAACTGCTTGTAGacctaaacaaacacaaagatgctCTTTTAGAGCCAACTTCCAATGCATCTGACCAAGTGTATACAAGGACATGGTGCACATTGTAGATATATACATTATAGAATATGATTTAATATTCTACACTGTGTTTATATAGCTTTACTTGTAAACTTTGTACCATATTTTTCCAGGTGCTGGCAGCATTGATCAACTATCTTGGGCACCTGTCTGTAAATAGGGTTAAGGCTGAGCTTTTTGTCATGGTGCTTCTTCGTGTTGCCAGCTGCCTCTTCTGGCAGAGACAGCTGGAGTGCCTCCAAAAGCCGAGACTGGTTATCATCAAGGTCAGTGATGCAATCCACAGACACTCCACCCTGTAAAGCAGATGGGTGACAATATAATGACTGGAAAAGCAACTGATGATATGCTGTGAATGGCCACATCATCTGCCCATGGGGGAATGTCTAAAAAGGTCACAAATTCTCAATGAATCTCAGAGAAATAGCTTGTTATTCTACATCAGTATGTATGATTTGTCAACAGGGAAGCCTACCCGTCTGCGTGTCCGTGGGGCTATGTCTGGTGTGCTGGGCAGTGGTGATTCATTAAGGGTCTCAGAAGTGGAGCTCAGTGACGAGTTGCTGCTGGAGAGCTCTTTGTTAGCCCTTTTGTAGCTAGATGTAAGATGAAGGAAGGATAGCATCAATTCAGTGGGGTCACTGTGCTCTTCCCGCGGGTGATCGTGCCGCAGCTTGCGCATGCGGTCGTTGGATATGACATGCGACAGTGGTATGCCAAACGCCTGTGGCGTAGTGTCTATGTGAGGGGGAAGAGCAAGACAGCGAGACTTAAAGTTCACATATAAGCTccaagtcaacagaaagctttTCTTTAGATGTGTCAGTCAGGGTGGCATATTATCCATTTTACCCTTTGGATTAGTTGCTGTAgagatttaatatatttttttaagtaaatccTGCTCAAAGTAAATATGACAAGATAAATGCCATGAACAGTGTTCTGCAGCCACACTTAATATTCAGAGCGAGCACATACTTTCCCAAGTGCTTTTGtaaacaaaaagggaaaagaggaaagagggGGCTGGGCATGCCTGAGGATAGGCTGTAACGAACAAGCCACCACTTAAGATTGCTTCAGTTATTTCCTTCGACTGCTTGTCTGACAGAGAACATCACTTTCCTGTTGGATTGTTGCAGCGGGCGGGGCAGCGTGGTGGTTGGAGATCACAGCCCCCCTCTGTACTGATTGTGATCGCTCAGTGCTCCACGGGTATAAAAAGCTGAGTGTGTCAGCTTCAGTGAGTCTATGCAGCTTCAGCCAAAAGGATAAAAGAGTatcttttaaaatgtcacaggCTGACTAGACTAGAAACTGGAGGAGAATGAAAGTCTTACAAGACTCAGTGCTTTTCCAACAGACTTAAAAGATAGCTGTGTTTATCTTTATCTGTTCAAAACGTGCTTGAAAGCACCAAAGTTCCATTTTTACTGCTATGACATCATGCTGTAAATGGCAAAGTGGGATGGCACTACCATTTAAATTGCTAGAATTGAGACTATATCCTGATCATGTTACCTTTGTCTTTACTCTTCTCTTTAGATAATGAATCCAACTTCCTCCTGAGTGACTTCTTGTGCTTGTGGCCACCTGAAAAGAGTCAcagataaataaagaattaagTTAATTTGTTCTTGGTCATGCTTGCTCCACCTGATATTCTCAGTCACAGCTGCTCAAAGGagctaacacacacagacaaactgtgcagaaaatATCATGATAAAGATATGCAAAGTGAATCTTAATTTATAACCAACATACAGGAGTATGCTCTTTCAGAAAACCAGAAAGCCAACAGAAATTCCTTTTTCTCATGTTCTCTATTACAACAGACTCCATGAAAACCAAGAGAGCCCACCAGAAAATAAACAgtgtttaaaagttttttctAAGCGGACAGCTGTAGTGGACTCCAGAAACGATTCAGCCACAGATGTTAGATAAACTCACTTTATTAAATCAATGAAGGATCAAGACTTTATGCGTACAACACCCTTACACAACAGAAAGGGGAAAACGAGAGAGGAACATTTCCCATCTGTTGTTCAGCCTGTgttttttcacaaagtttttgcCTGAGACAGAATAACAACTTGGGAGACAAGAAGGGGCctgtaattgtgtgtgtgtgtgtgtgtgtgtgtgtgtgtgtgtgtgtgtgtgtgtgtgtgtgtgtgtgtgtgtgtgtgtgtgtgtgtgtgtgtgtgtgtgtgtgtggtaataCATTTAGGGATGGTGATGTGGCAGCCCAGGTCATGACACCGAAGCAATCGCTTGAAGGCCACATCCTGGAGACGAACCCTCTCCAATTCTGAGAGGCTTTGCAGGGGGACGGGCTTCAGGCCAACAGTGCCTCCTGACAAGCTGTTCCAAGTGAAGTCATTCTgaggacaaacacaaacatgcaggtTTTAAAACACATCAGACAATTACATCAATAATTTGTGTCATATGTTCATGACCTGTCACTCTCTACAGATGGCAGGGTGCATGAACTGGCAAATACTTGCAGTTCTGCTTCAGTTGCCAGCTGAAAAAGATCTAAAGTGCTTCCCATGACACAAACTGACAGATTACATGAGAGAGACAGGCTGTGatgtgtaaatgttattaaCTTCTATATGTAAACcatcacaaatatttttttttctgcatgtggAAACAAGATTTATGAGGTGCTAACATTAGTGATGGTGCCTGACTGAACTTGCGCCCCACTAAAATGAGCCCTTTTGGCAGTGTGCCTCCACCACACAGTGAAGTTACAGTTTGCATCCATATCTGTCCACAaaaacagtcatgtgaaaaaagaaagtgttCATGGGCCTCTatgtagtcctgtgaaaaactatgtCCCATGGTTcgatagcttgtagaaccacctttagcagcaataacttgaattaatcattttctgtatgactatcAGTCTCTcgcatcattgtggaggaattttgaactactcttctttacaactttACTTCAGTACATTGCAGTTTGTATGCATTTGTTTACGCACAGCTTTCTTAAGGTCCTACCACAACATTTCAATTGAATTGAAGTCTAGACTTTGACTGGTCCACTGCAAcagctttattcttttttattttgcagccattctgttgcagatttcCTGGTGTGCTTGGGCTCAttatcctgttgcatgacccagttttggccaagcttttGTTGTCAGACAGACAGCCTCACATTTAACTGCAGAATAGTTTGGTAGACAGAGGAGTTTATATTTGACTCAGTTACTGCatgtgcccaggtcctgtggttgcaaaacaagcccaggTCATCACACCTTCCCCACCGTGCTTAACAGTTGGTACAGTATGAGGCGTTTgggctgatatgctgtgtttggttcttGTCAAACATGGCATTGCGCAAAATGGCCAATCATCTCTATTTGGGTATTGCCTGTCCAAAGGAGATtgtccagaagtcttgtggtttgttcagatgcaactttgcaaacctaaattacgctgccatgttctttgtAGAGCAAAGCAGCTTTTtactggcaacccttccaaacaagtcatacttgttcagtcttttggGTAACTGTATAATGCCACAGCTACACTGACCTTTTGAATGTAAAATACAACCACTTCATAACTGTATATAAGGTGATTGCATTTTATATTAGCTGGTGTAAAATTCTGTCATTATTTGTGACTTAAGCTATGGGCAAAAACATGTAGTAATATCATTATGACCCTTGACTGCCAAGGTCTAATCATGCCATCCTTGAGTCCAAGTAAATGTTTTTGCCAAATTGGAAAAAAGGACCCTCACAAACAAACTGGCATATGGACCTAAAAACAGGTTGCCACAGGTCACAGCTgttggaaacaaaaacaaaaaccaaaagctTAACGAGACCAGTTGTTGTATTATCAATACTGAATATAAATACTGACTGTGTACATTATTCTATTTTACAAGTAACATAAAGATGCTTATTAACAGCTCACTCTTTATCAAAAGAATTTAAATGTGAAATGCACCATCTTAATTCCATCTCGACTCCATTCAGTACAGTGCATAATGCATACAATTTTAACGTGTATTCCACTGATTTTGAATAGTCAGTTTATCATCTAAATACAAACATAACCATTTCACAAAAAATGCTTCATtagtaaacacatttattttgaaggtttaaTACTGTAGCAATGACAGGGAAAATAATCTAATCTGAAATCCTCAACCTCTGAACATCTCCATCCTGGAGATTACACTGCTTTGATCCAGTTCAGTCAAGCCAGTCATATGAGCCATTTTCCAAAGAAGCTTAGTAACTCATTATCGGGATAAGGCTTACACTAAAGTGGCTCACTCCCATTAAATGAGAATTAGGGCTGTGTAACAGTAGCATACCATTATCTAGCACACATACAGTCTGACAATGTGCAGTATAAAAGCAGTGAAAAAGTTTAAGACGCAGGTATTTTTCAAGGAGGCATCTGACTAAGCCTTAATTCACTCACGAGCATGACACTGAGCCCAAACTTTCAGCCAGAGTCATAATCTATCCTCAGTGACAAGAAGAACAACGAGTGCTGCAGCAGATCAACTTGGCCACACAGACTCTTGATTCCAACATCATAGAGTCAGTCTAGGATTATATCAAGAGACAGAAGCAATGCAGACAGCCTAAAACCACAGGAGAAGTGTGGGAAGTTCCCCAGCATGCTGGGACAACCTACCTGCCAAGTACCTTAAAAACTATGCTGAAGGGTACTAATGAAAAATGGAGCTGTTTTTGAGATTTTTCTCTTTACCGCATATAATTTTAACTGATAAATAAGAAACATTTATGCAAGTACTATAGAAAGAAGCCTTTTTTTGTGTCTAGTGTTTAAACTTTTTGTATTGCATGGGCAAACAATATGCTGTGACAAATCTATTTTCTTCACTGTACAAAGGCAGGGGTCAATAAtctgtatttagtttgtattgCAACAGATTGGCAACTCCTTTCTCCTACCAATATTTTAATGATAGATGGATGTTCAGTCTGGCTTTTAATGTGACAAACTTGCATTACAGAATGTAACAGATAAGCAAATatcactgaaaaagaaagaaagaaaaaaaatatatatatatcatctaggcctgggagcttgagggtcctgtgcagtatcttagctgtttccaggactgcgctcttctggacggATGTCGTTCCTgggatctgctggagccattctcccagttttgggggtcactgccctgagtgatcagattaccacagggaccactgttaccttccccttccacatcctctctagctcttctctcagcccttggtatttatcgagcttctcgtattcctttttca from Archocentrus centrarchus isolate MPI-CPG fArcCen1 chromosome 21, fArcCen1, whole genome shotgun sequence carries:
- the LOC115800555 gene encoding rho GTPase-activating protein 6; the protein is MSAQGLLSTVFSCSLSPKSISKRRLRQTRSLDSALMRHCGTEAEETSCENDFTWNSLSGGTVGLKPVPLQSLSELERVRLQDVAFKRLLRCHDLGCHITIPKCGHKHKKSLRRKLDSLSKEKSKDKDTTPQAFGIPLSHVISNDRMRKLRHDHPREEHSDPTELMLSFLHLTSSYKRANKELSSSNSSLSSTSETLNESPLPSTPDIAPRTRRRGGVSVDCITDLDDNQSRLLEALQLSLPEEAAGNTKKHHDKKLSLNPIYRQVPKIVDQCCQHLEKYGLQAVGIFRVGSSKKRVRQLREEFDQGWEVYMDEEHSVHDVAALLKEFLRDMPESLLTRELYTAFINTMLLDFSEQDSAIQLLLFMLPPCNSDTLQRLLGLLSTVSAHAEDSLDSEGHKITGNKMTSLNLATVFGPNLLHKQKNSDKEFAVESFARAEESAAIIGVVQKMIDAYDAMFMVPPDLQNELLMSLQETDPDVVDYLLRRKESRCSDPSLRSEESFSLTDRRLSSDSHKPSSGEVSPYDNNSPVLSSRLRFKYPQDSGLLSDRVPRQDKLSDQSKDNSGSTSPTLSTDKEASADSFWDTWHELFGKDFTGIAGYLGDVSECDSCGSSEGLSSHQGNNMLPVSATKMSLGVLECRPHPPVTRCSSGPDDQREQGQPESLLHQAVGSQSGAVSSDNLVQRTGCTKCPLLQVRTDSLSPLNCSGPLRETQISHSTPSLFKSQHGPQIPQQSQQSPDFKTVDAADATGPGEEKGPDSSNWQTERWHIWKVLSKENPEAVPETLV